Within the Sulfurospirillum barnesii SES-3 genome, the region CGCTGATGGTAGCACGAGAGATGCTAAGGTCACGAGAGAGTTGCTCTTGTGACACTTTTTTGGCTTTACGAAGTTGAGCCATGTGTGTGCCAAACTCTCTTAAGTCCATAATGCTTCCTTGACTAATATTTTAGACATTTTATAACTTTCATCTATAAATGTCAAATATATTGTTCAATTTTATGTTTTTACGATTCTTTACATGTAAGGAATACTTCTTGCAAATCATCTCGTAAAAAACGAGGTGAACGATGTCTTATGCCACTCCTGAAGCCACGCACCGTTTTGCCAAGCGTTTTGCGCAGTATAAAGATTTTTACATGGCGCACGATGGGCTTTTGTTCTCCAAATTGGGCTTTGGAACCTTTAAAAAAGAGCCTTATAAAGAGGAAAATTACACCTTTGATTATAAAAGTGCGCTCAAAGAGGCGATAAAAAGTGGCATTAACCTCATTGACACCGCCATTAATTACCGCTACCAACAAAGTGAAAAAGAGATAGGTGAAGTCCTTGAAGCATTATTTGCAAGCGGTGAAGTGAACCGTGAAGAGCTGATACTCTGCTCCAAAGGCGGTTTCATCCCCCTGTGTTTTCCCTTCCCTAAAAATCCCTACACATGGATAGAGGAGAATATTTTTCAAAAAGCTTTAGCAAGCAAAGAGGAGATAGAGCTTGATCAGCACTGTATGAGTGTTGCGTTTCTCAAAGATTCACTCCATCGCTCTTTGGAAAATTTACATGTAAAGGCTTTGGACATCTACTTTTTGCACAACCCTGAAACCCAACTGCTACGCTTAGGAAAAGAGGCATTTTACACCCAAATAGAGGCAATTTTTGAGGCATTTGAGGTGTGGGTGGCTGAGGGGAAAATGGCTTCGTATGGGGTTGCTGTGTGGAATGCCTTTTTTTACGATGAAGGGCATAGCGAACACATCAGTCTTGAGAAGCTTTATGAAATTGCAAAAAAAATAGGTGGTGATGGACACCATTTTCGCTACATCCAACTCCCGTTTAACATTGCCAAAACCCATGCCAATACCTTCGCAACGCAAAAGATGAGCGATGGCGGTTTGTACACTCCTGTGCAGGTAGCGCATAAACTAGGACTTGGGGTGATAGGCAGTGCTTCGTTGTTGCAGATGCACCTGTTTAAAAAACCCTTTAAGCCTGAGATTGGCTATTTGCTTGATTCTAACATGCAACTTCACAGCGATGTGCAACTTGCCCTTCAATTTGCCCGTTCCACAAGAGGGCTTTTAAGCGCACTTTTTAGCTCGCACTCTCCTTTACATGTAAAAGAGAATGTGGAAATTGCGCAGATAAATGCGGTGAGCATGGTGAAGTATAATCTTTTGTATAAGGTGGATGGCAGATGAGTTACGATGTCATAGTAATAGGCTCAGGCATTGCTGGATTGATGGCGGCTATTGAGGCAAAGGGT harbors:
- a CDS encoding aldo/keto reductase, which encodes MSYATPEATHRFAKRFAQYKDFYMAHDGLLFSKLGFGTFKKEPYKEENYTFDYKSALKEAIKSGINLIDTAINYRYQQSEKEIGEVLEALFASGEVNREELILCSKGGFIPLCFPFPKNPYTWIEENIFQKALASKEEIELDQHCMSVAFLKDSLHRSLENLHVKALDIYFLHNPETQLLRLGKEAFYTQIEAIFEAFEVWVAEGKMASYGVAVWNAFFYDEGHSEHISLEKLYEIAKKIGGDGHHFRYIQLPFNIAKTHANTFATQKMSDGGLYTPVQVAHKLGLGVIGSASLLQMHLFKKPFKPEIGYLLDSNMQLHSDVQLALQFARSTRGLLSALFSSHSPLHVKENVEIAQINAVSMVKYNLLYKVDGR